GCTATTTCCCCAAATGGAGAAGCCTATTTCACTGACTCATCTGATCCAACTTTATACAAAGTTTCGATTAATGAGGCAAATGAAATTCAGTTTGAGGCTTGGCTCGATTTTACTGGTACGAGTCTAGAGTACCAGTCAGGATTTAACCTCAACGGTATCGCCGCAAGCAATGACGGTAAGTACCTGATAGTTGTGCAGTCTAATACAGGAAAGCTGTTTCGTATCGACATTGATAGCAAGCAAGTCACCGAAATTGATTTAGGTGGTGAACGACTAACCAACGGCGATGGTATCTTGCTCTCGCGCGGTAAAAAGCAAATTTTGTACGTTGTGCGTAATCAGCAAAAGCTGATAGTCAAAGTTGAACTAGAAGAGGATTTTTCCCGAGGGACTGTTGTCTCTAGCACGACTGATCCGTCGTTGGCTTACCCGACTACTATTGCCCAAGTTAGGAAGCAGCTGCTAGTTGTCAACTCTCAATTTGATAAACGTGGATCAGGATTGACAGCTGAGTTACCATTTACTGTTTCGAGTATTTCTAGTCCTTAAATCAGTGAACAGTCAACAGTGAAACTGATGACTGATAACTGATAACTGGTAACTGTTAAATCAACAATCGCACTTGTGAACCACTCTGTGTTTTACTCACTTCAATGCGGGCTTGAAAGGCTTCTTTGAGGTGAGGCATATGAGTTACGGTTAAGATACAGGTAAAATCTGCGATACGCTCTTGGCGTCTCTTGCTTTGGGCGATCGCATCTTAGTGCATCGTCTACACACAATCTTGTTCATCTCGCAGGACGCACCACACTAACCAACTTACCAGCCAAAGGTTCCCCTGCCAAAATAGCTGCATTAATTCGCTTTGCTAATCCACTTCTATCTACATCATCCGTACAAATAATAATACCAGCATGACTGGGTACATAGCGATGCAAACGTTTGAAGTCTCTGCGGTTTAGGGTTAAAACAACACGCTCGTTACTACTTGCAAATGCGAGAACTTCATCATCAGGTATTTTTAAATTAGCCTTTCGTGCTTCTTGGACGGTAACAACATCATGCCCCAAATCGCGTAAATGCTCCACAACCTCATAGGGAAACTGTTCATCTGCATACAAACGAGCCATTATTCTTCATTCTCCCGAATGGCTGTTGTTATTTCCTCTGGATATACTGTGGCATAAACCCAAGCGTTGGCTAAGTCTGTCGCAGATAAAGTTGGATAGTCTTTCAAAAGTTGAGCTTCGCTAATACCTAAATTACGAGCATTAACTAACACCCAAACAGGAATGCGGGTTCCACTAATACAAGCATCTCCACCACATACACCTGGGGTTTTCTCGATTCCACGCCAAGCATTTCCTAAACTTTGGGCTAATATCTGAATCGCCTGTGCTTTTTCGTTTGGTGTTAAGGCAAGTAGTTCTGGTTCCAACTTTTGTAGCGTCATAGCATTACTACGAACCTAAAAAGACTATATCTGAATATTCTAACCCATGCCCAATATGCTTCCCCACTAGAGTAAGTCTCATAAGCCCGCGTCCCGGAGATAGCAAGACATTGTTAAAGCCGTGGCGATCGCTAGGAACTTCCGCAGGTGAGCGTACATCTAAGTTACCATACTGAACAAATGGTAAAAAATCAGTCGTTCTCAGGTTATGTACGAAGCTTTCATTGATTTAGATGAATTAATAGTGCGTTGTAGAGATAAGCAAGCAAGGAAGTTTATCAAAGAAGCAGTAGCTTGTTATAGAGCAGGGGCATACCGTTCTTGTATTGTGGCAATATGGAATGCAGTAGTATTTGATTTTCTTCATAAACTGAGAGAATTAGAGCTTTTAGGAGATAAAGAAGCATCAAAGTTATTGGAACAATTTGAAAAACTGAGTTCTGAAAAAAAGGTCAAAGAGCTTTGGCAGTTTGAGTCAGATATTCCCAAAAAAGCGCTCAAGCCTTTTGAATTAATCTCGACTGTTGAGATGTCAGATATTGAAAGATTATTTGAAGATAGAAGCCGATGCGCTCATCCCTCAATGACATCTTTGGAGGAACCATTTGAGGCGACAGCAGAATTAGCACGCTATCACTTAAGAAGTGCTATTACACACCTTTTAGAAAGACCACCAGTTCAAGGTCGTGCAGCCCGTGAAAGAATTTTCCAAGATATTAAGTCTGAGTATTTCCCAACAGACTCAGAACTGGCAATAAAGTATTTTCAAAAAAGTCCGTTAGCTCGCGCTCGGTTGACTCTTATTAAAGATGTTGTTCTTGGATTAACAGTCAGTTTGTTAACAGAAAATCTTCCCGAAGACGAAAAAGAACGTCAATTTTCCGCCATTCATGCAATATCAAGTATGTATCCGGAACAAACAAGAGAAATATTGAATGATAAATTGTCTGATATTATTCTCAACAGAGTCGTTGATAGCAATTGGGATAAAGTTATTGTCTACCTTGAAAATGTTAAGGTCTGGGATAGTCTTAGTGAAGCATGTCAGTTGAAGACAAAAATGTTTCTTGATAAACTTGATAGATTTGAAATACATTTGAATCATGAAAAACGATTATCTCATAAAAGTATAATTATTTTATTGAAATCTATACGAATAGATTTTTTGAGAGAAGATGTAGTTAAAAAACTCCAAATTTCCTTGAGACATTTACTTTCTTTAAAAGAATTCTGTAAAGATACCTTACTCGATGAGATAATAAGTCCTTTATTAGAGGAGAGGATACCAGAAGCTACTTTTGATGAATTGCTTTTAATGATACAAGAAGAAAAAAAATTATTAAATGATAAAATTGAACCTTATTTAGTAGAAAAATTACAAGTAGCTTCTCTGACAATATTATTATCATTAAAATCAAGATATGAACATAATTTATTGAATGAATGGATTGAAGCAATGTTGCAAGAAAAAGTCACAGAAGCGAGTTTAGATGAGCTACTTGCCGTGAGAGATGGATATATCCATAAAATTCCTTGGAATCAAGATGAAAAGGCGAAAGCAGGCGAATTAGATGATTTACATAAAATGGTTGAAAATATTTTGGTTCAACGTATTAAAGAGGTAGATTTTGAAGATTTACTTATAATGAAATGAAAATACAATAGTGATGATTTTTTCAAAAACTTACTTCAACCCATTCTCAAAGAAAATGTTGCCACTGTAGTAGATAAATTTATAGACTCTAGCTCTTACAAGAATGCAGCATTTCATGCTAGTCTTTTAGTTGAAGTAGCTGATTCTTTGAGTGTAGTACAATGGGAATATATTTTTAAAGGTTTTTGTGATAATAATCAGATCTATTACTCAAAAAGCTGTCCGAATATTTTTTGTTCTTTGCTCAATAAGTCTATAGAGCTTAGTGGCTCTTTGCAGCCCTATTGGATATCTTTCCGAGAGAAGCTTAACAATTTTAATGATAGTCGTATTGATAGACTAAAATTTTTAATTGATTCTTATGACGCGGTTGAATGATTTTTTTGCTGTTTTACACCTTGGATCATTAAACACTTTTTAAAATATCAGTGATTATCTATCGCACTTCACAAAGAACAACTTGGTGAATGCGATTGCGCGGAGGGCAGTGCCCTTCAGGCGATCGCAGTTCTCATTCCCTTCTTATTCTTCTTCCTCGTCAATTTCTTCACTCGTCAGCAAAGCTTGCGAACTGTGACGCACATGAAGTACAAACACAACATCTTCCCGAATTGTAAACAAAATTCGGTACTTGTTTCTTGACTTACCGTAAATCAGTTGACGGATTTCCTCGGTAAGTGCATCATTTTCTGGAGCTAAAGCGCAGCGTCGTGGCTTTTCTTGTAAAGTTGCAATAGTATCCATCAATTCCCGAAACCACTTATCGGCATAAACAGGATTTTGCTCTCTCAACCAAAAATAAGCAGCCTCAATTTCTGCATTTGCCGTTCGAGTCGTTCTAACTAGAAATGCCATACTTTTGTCGCATTTCTTGTTCAAATTCGCTCAAGGTAGTGGTTCTACCTGCTTCGACATCTTCCAATCCCTTCTTGATTCCAGCAATAGCTTCCAATTTTTCCAAAGCATCAAGCAGCTTCTGGTAAGATTCAGCATCTTGGACGACAAGTTCGGCTTTACCATTAACTGTCAGCACTACAGGTTTTCCCGTCTGCTTCATCTGTTCTAGGAATTCCAGCGTATTGCGTTTAAAGCTGGAAAGTGAATGTATATCTCGGCTAATGTTTATCATTGAGTTGATTATGCACTAAATTTGCACTTAATTTAATGCTATCCTACCCAAAAGCTTTTTCGTTGAGATAGAAAACGGTACTCAATAATACCAATTCTCTGTAAACTTGCACTTAATACTTACTCTTTCATTCTTGGCGTTCTTGGCGTCTTGGCGGTTCGTTTAAAAAACATTAAGTGCATATTCATGGAGAATTGGTATCAGATGTATAGTAATTGTTGATTAAATCATTAATCGTACTTGCGAACCACTCTGTGTTTTATTCACTTCAATCCGGGCTTGAAAAGCTTCTTTGAGATGGGGCATATGAGTTACGGTTAAGATGCAGGCAAAATCAGAGGCGATCGCATTAATCGCTGCAATCAAGCGATCGCATCCTTCTGCATCTTGTGTTCCAAATCCTTCATCCACAATCAACAATTGCAACGCCGCCCCCGCCCGCTGCGCTAATAATTTCGCCAAAGCTAAACGAATTGCAAAGTTAATTCTAAACGCTTCCCCACCAGAGTAAGTTTCATAAGCCCGCGTCCCTCTGGCGTCTGCAATCAAAATGTCCAACGTATCTATCAGCTTGGCATTTTTCTTGCTTGCCTTAGCACTCTTTCCGGCTCTTTGTGTGACAAATTGAACGTGTAACTGATTCGCACTCAATCGCGAAAGTAGTTGATTTGTCTCAGCTTCTAATTGAGGTAAGACGTTCTCAATCATCAATGCTTGGATACCATTTTTACCAAAAGCTTGTGATAGTTCCTGATATATACGGTGTTGTCGCTTTGCTTCTTGGAGTTGCTGCTGCTGTTGATCGTACTGAATTTGCAAAGTTTCCAGTTGGTGAGACTGCTGCTGCAAGCGTCCTAACTGGGCAATTTGTTCATCAAGTTGTCGTCTGCGTGATGTTATCTGCTGCTCTAATGTTTGAATTTGAGCAGATGGGTTTGCTGATTCTTCTAGCTGTTGGACGATGCTTTCGATTTGTAAATTATATCTTTGTCGTTCTGTCAATCTTGCCTGTAAAGAAACTTCTAACTCTTGCAATCTTGCTTTGAGTTGGGGATACTGCTGCTGTATACCGACAAGCTGTTGATAGCGTAATTCCCAAGCTTGAGTTTTGCGTACAGCTATACGAAGATTGTTATGTTGTTCTGACACGTAGCCAATTTCAGTCATGTGGCGCTCAAGGGCGGCGATTTGTCTGGCACATTCAGATTCAGTTGTTTCTTGCTGAATTCTGGTTTGTAATTGGGCAATTTGTGCTTCAATTTCTGGTTTTCGTGCTGCTAATTGTGTTTGACGCTTAGTTGCGTCTTTTATTTGGCTTAATCTAATCTCTGCCCATCGCCACCGCTCGACTTCGTTACGAGCAAGGGCGTGGTCTTGTTCATTATAGTTGAGTTGTTGTAAATATTGTTCGAGTTGCTGAAGTTCGGCGTGTGTGTCGTGGGCGTAGTCATTTATTTGGAGCGATCGCTCCA
This portion of the Brasilonema sennae CENA114 genome encodes:
- a CDS encoding DUF433 domain-containing protein → MTLQKLEPELLALTPNEKAQAIQILAQSLGNAWRGIEKTPGVCGGDACISGTRIPVWVLVNARNLGISEAQLLKDYPTLSATDLANAWVYATVYPEEITTAIRENEE
- a CDS encoding type II toxin-antitoxin system Phd/YefM family antitoxin, with protein sequence MINISRDIHSLSSFKRNTLEFLEQMKQTGKPVVLTVNGKAELVVQDAESYQKLLDALEKLEAIAGIKKGLEDVEAGRTTTLSEFEQEMRQKYGISS
- a CDS encoding DUF5615 family PIN-like protein; this translates as MARLYADEQFPYEVVEHLRDLGHDVVTVQEARKANLKIPDDEVLAFASSNERVVLTLNRRDFKRLHRYVPSHAGIIICTDDVDRSGLAKRINAAILAGEPLAGKLVSVVRPAR
- a CDS encoding SMP-30/gluconolactonase/LRE family protein; the encoded protein is MSRLKFILLFVVVVVSLITFDFASTQAKVISLNRYILPGERVFPEGIAYQPKTKDFFVSSTTDGTIFRGNLQQESAEVFLPGGADGRTTAIGLKVDDKGRLFVAGGNTGQIFVYNTHSGELLGQFKNQKASTFINDVAISPNGEAYFTDSSDPTLYKVSINEANEIQFEAWLDFTGTSLEYQSGFNLNGIAASNDGKYLIVVQSNTGKLFRIDIDSKQVTEIDLGGERLTNGDGILLSRGKKQILYVVRNQQKLIVKVELEEDFSRGTVVSSTTDPSLAYPTTIAQVRKQLLVVNSQFDKRGSGLTAELPFTVSSISSP
- a CDS encoding type II toxin-antitoxin system RelE/ParE family toxin, which produces MAFLVRTTRTANAEIEAAYFWLREQNPVYADKWFRELMDTIATLQEKPRRCALAPENDALTEEIRQLIYGKSRNKYRILFTIREDVVFVLHVRHSSQALLTSEEIDEEEE